One window from the genome of Eucalyptus grandis isolate ANBG69807.140 chromosome 7, ASM1654582v1, whole genome shotgun sequence encodes:
- the LOC104447509 gene encoding tyrosine N-monooxygenase encodes MSCATMAYALLLVGLVILHNIIKHFWYKSAKGKSKPLPLPPGPAPWPVVGCAVDMVRNKPPARWILRWMEVMDTGIACFRIGNTHVIPVTDPKIAREFLKKQDARFASRPVSMAAQAFSGSYMTAVISPYGEQWKKMRHVLTSQIICPARHKWLYDKRAEEADNLVKHVFNQCKSLRQVNLRHTTRHYCGNVIRRLVFNKRYFGEGREDGGPTIDEEEHVDAMFNALNYLYAFCISDYFPFLVGFDLDGHEKVVRECTRTFRRLHEPIINERIKQWRGDSSSDSNGKEPQDLLDVLIMLKDSDGKPLLTSYEVKAQATEIMMAAVDNPSNAVEWAMAEMIYRPELLKKAKEEIDRVVGKERLVQESDIPQLNYVKACAREAFRLHPIAPFNVPHVALSDAVVAGYRIPKGSHILVSRMGLGRNPKVWDEPLKFKPERHIMSDAVEVVLTDPDLRLISFSTGRRGCIAMQLGTAMTVMLLARLIQGFNWSKPPSVSSINLIESMDDLSLAEPLILQAEPCLPNHLYPI; translated from the exons ATGAGTTGCGCCACCATGGCCTATGCCCTACTTCTCGTGGGACTGGTCATCTTACACAATATCATCAAACATTTCTGGTACAAAAGCGCCAAAGGAAAATCTAAGCCGCTCCCGCTCCCGCCAGGGCCTGCCCCGTGGCCGGTGGTTGGCTGTGCCGTGGACATGGTTCGAAACAAGCCTCCAGCCCGGTGGATCCTTCGTTGGATGGAGGTGATGGACACCGGCATTGCGTGCTTCCGCATAGGAAACACGCATGTCATTCCCGTAACTGACCCGAAGATTGCCCGGGAGTTCCTCAAGAAGCAGGATGCCAGATTCGCGTCAAGGCCGGTCTCGATGGCGGCCCAGGCATTCAGTGGCAGCTACATGACGGCAGTCATCTCGCCCTATGGGGAGCAGTGGAAGAAGATGAGGCATGTCCTGACATCGCAGATCATATGCCCGGCACGACACAAATGGCTTTACGACAAAAGGGCCGAGGAAGCTGATAACCTAGTGAAGCATGTGTTCAACCAATGCAAAAGCCTACGGCAAGTGAACTTGAGGCACACGACAAGGCACTATTGTGGGAATGTGATTAGAAGGTTGGTGTTCAACAAGAGGTACTTTGGCGAAGGAAGGGAAGATGGGGGACCAACCATTGATGAAGAAGAACACGTGGACGCAATGTTCAATGCACTAAACTATCTGTACGCATTCTGTATTTCTGATTATTTCCCATTCCTGGTGGGATTTGACCTCGATGGGCATGAGAAGGTAGTGAGAGAGTGCACGAGGACGTTTCGGAGGCTGCATGAGCCCATCATAAACGAGAGAATCAAACAATGGAGGGGCGATTCGAGTTCGGACAGCAATGGAAAAGAACCTCAAGACTTGTTGGACGTTCTTATTATGTTGAAGGATTCGGATGGGAAGCCGTTGCTAACGTCATATGAAGTCAAAGCACAGGCTACG GAAATTATGATGGCCGCAGTAGACAATCCATCAAATGCAGTGGAATGGGCAATGGCGGAGATGATATATCGTCCCGAACTCCTTAAGAAagccaaagaagaaatagaTAGAGTTGTGGGGAAGGAGAGGTTAGTCCAAGAGTCCGATATCCCCCAGCTCAACTACGTTAAAGCATGCGCTCGGGAGGCCTTTAGGCTCCACCCAATCGCGCCCTTCAATGTCCCGCATGTCGCCCTGTCCGATGCCGTCGTGGCCGGTTACCGCATCCCCAAGGGTAGCCACATCCTCGTGAGCCGGATGGGTCTTGGCAGAAACCCTAAAGTGTGGGATGAGCCCCTCAAGTTCAAGCCGGAGCGGCACATCATGAGTGACGCCGTGGAAGTCGTGCTTACAGATCCCGACCTGCGATTAATTTCCTTCAGCACGGGCCGGCGCGGGTGCATTGCTATGCAACTTGGGACAGCAATGACCGTGATGCTCCTTGCCAGGCTAATCCAAGGGTTTAACTGGAGTAAACCCCCTAGTGTTTCGAGCATCAATCTTATTGAGTCAATGGATGACTTGTCCCTTGCCGAGCCATTAATTCTTCAAGCTGAGCCATGCTTGCCGAATCATCTCTATCCCATATAG